The Sediminicola sp. YIK13 genomic sequence CAGTAAAACCCTACCCTTTATTACTATTAACGACGCACTGATCAACAGGAAATTTTCATTCCTCTTTCCCGTACCCACTATTTTGGGAATGGAGGAATATTTGCAAGGCCCATTGCTTAGTTATATCAATACCTTGGGATATCTTTCCCTTGGTTTCGAATCAGGGCAGCATACGGAAGAAGAAGCTGTATTGAACAGCATCGCTTTCTTATGGTTGGCTTTGGTCTTCAGCGGAGTGTTGGCCAAAGACGAGGTAAAGGGGTTCTCTAATTATTATTTGCAGCTGCAGAATTCTGCAAGTAACAATCGCTCGTTTTACGAAATCATTTATCGACACAGTATTGCACCGAATGACGAGTTTAAAATGGCCCCAGGATTCAACAGTTTTGAAAAGATTGCTAAAGGACAGGTGATCGCAAAGGAAAAGCAAGGGGAAGTAAGGACTCCGAGAGCTGGGAGAATATTTATGCCACTATACCAAAAACAGGGGGAAGATGGATTTTTCCTGATCAAAAAGATCCCTTCATTGGCCTTAACACTTTCTTCCTTTTTAAGGGGAATTCGCATGGATGCCCTACTTACCATACTCCCAGGGATAACATGGGAAAGCAAAAAGAATGGTGTTCTTTTGGTGAACGTAAAAACGGCAAGGTTCTTTACCAAACCATTTTTTCACCTTTTCGGATATAGAAACAGGGTCCTGGACAAAGAACGGATATTAATGACCAATAGGGAGCGGACTGCGAAGACCTCGATGTATACAAATACGCCATGGTTCAAAAAAGCCCCATTTAAAACACCTGGAATAGGGTTTTAAATGGGGCTGTATAAATGACCCTTAAAAATACGGTAATTGTACTTTTTAGGAATACAATTTCTATTGTGCTTCTTTTTGGTAAATATTGTTGTCCCTATTAATATCTGCCATTAGTTCCGACGGATCCAGGACAATGGCCCTTACTTCTCCCATCGGTTTGTCAATAGTGAAATCATAGGTTGGATATGCCCATGGCCAATCCGGTAAAATCGTTCTGCTCAAGGAAGCATATGGGTTTTCTTTTTCGCCCCTCATCATTCTTAGAGGCGCATAGAACGTTTCTTGACTTCCGTCTTCATAAACAACAAGTATATCCTGTGGCATTGGCATAAGTCCAATTCTTTCTAAGGTCACTTGGGTTTTACCGTCCATTTCCTCAACGGATTTTACGCCATAATCAATGGTATTGGTCGTCTGTGTCCAATCGGTCAGGTACCAATCCAACTCTATGCCAGAGACTTTTTCAGCACTTCTTTTGATATCGTTGGGGGTAGGGTGTTTAAATTTAAAATCGTCATAATATTTACGAAGGGCTTCCATTAATTTGTCCTGCCCGATAACATATCCCAATTGTGCCAAAAAGATTTCCCCTTTGCTGTAGGCAGTAACCCCATAGGCAAAATTTAGGTCGTATCGATCAGAATGCGTGGTCTGTGGCTGTTCCTTTCCAGAGGTGGCCAATCTATAATAGCCCTTATAAGCTCCCTCAAACGGATTGTCCTTTTTCTCCCCCATAAACTCGTTCATGTAGAGACCGGAAATAAAAGAGGTGAACCCTTCATCCATCCATTCGTGTTTGGACTCGTTGGAGG encodes the following:
- a CDS encoding succinylglutamate desuccinylase/aspartoacylase family protein, with the translated sequence MKEIKNRVIGYLKGKQQGPTLVFFGGIHGNEPSGCEAIQKVFQKIAEESLSLTGAIYGIRGNIPAQLQGKRFLEKDLNRMWTEDQIKDILNKEATKLGEEERQLSEIYGVLVQILSEEAPPYYFIDFHTTSSKTLPFITINDALINRKFSFLFPVPTILGMEEYLQGPLLSYINTLGYLSLGFESGQHTEEEAVLNSIAFLWLALVFSGVLAKDEVKGFSNYYLQLQNSASNNRSFYEIIYRHSIAPNDEFKMAPGFNSFEKIAKGQVIAKEKQGEVRTPRAGRIFMPLYQKQGEDGFFLIKKIPSLALTLSSFLRGIRMDALLTILPGITWESKKNGVLLVNVKTARFFTKPFFHLFGYRNRVLDKERILMTNRERTAKTSMYTNTPWFKKAPFKTPGIGF